The following DNA comes from Cryptococcus decagattii chromosome 7, complete sequence.
GCTTCCGTCATATCCGGGTACTCGTCCAACATCCTTTTCGCCTGGGCGGACAGGTTGGTAACCGCTCCAGGCTCTTCAggctcatcatcttcgtctgAATAtacttctttttcacctAGACTAGGACTTGTAGCTGATGCAGAGTACTTTTCTTGGGTAATAGAGCCCGTGCGAGTAATGGTGTTGGATCGACGAGGAGGGGAACCACCACCAACACCAACACTCCCATTCCCGCTACCGGCGCTGCTGCCTCGGTTAAGAGTAGCACtccgaagaagaggtggaggtggacCGCCCGAGTTGGAACGGGTCTTGGATGGGGATGCCGGATGTGCAGGTGGAGGGGGTGGGGGTGGGTTCATGGTGATACTGCCACTTCCGTTAGCGCTGGATGAGGTAGATCCAGCAGCGGCAGGAGCAGCAGAGGCGTGTCGAGCCGGTAAAGGGGGAGGAGGCGGACCTGCGGTGGTTGCGCTTGATTCACTTTCGGATCGGCTGACCGTATTAGCTCTCGACCGAAGGGGCAGCGGCGGGGGAGCAGTAGCAGGCGAAGTAGCAGCGGCTGTGGCAGGAGCAGGCGCAGGAACAGGGGCAGTATTGTCATGGATTGTATGTAGTAATGGAGTGCTAGCGAGTGCAGGTGGAGAGACGACAGATGCGGTGCTGGGCTCAAGCGTTTCTGGCGATGAAATAGTCGGTCGACGAACAGGGAGCTGAGGCGGTTGGGGGCGCTCGGGTGGTGGAAGGGGGGCTGTAGGTTCAGGAGCACTAGAGCTGCGAGGTGCGATGATGGGTTTGTTACCTGGTATAGGAGGTGTGGTGTTGGGTGTGGGGACATTTGATTCGGGACGAGAGATGAGTGCGGGGCTAGCTGTAGTCCGTGGAGGAGGTTTGTGTGCTCTATTTATGGGAGGAGGGCCGGAAACGGCTGGAGCTGGAGTTGGAGCTGAAGCCGGAGTTGGAGAGGATTTACGTGAGATAGGTGGCGGAGGTACAGACGGGTGTGAAGAGTAATCATCGGTATGTAAAGACGCCTCGCCCTCTGATGTCGGAGACAACATCACAGGTGATGTCTTGCCGTCCAAAGTTCGTTGTATGACTGGAGGAGGAATAGGTGCAGGTGAAGGGCCACGCGAAGACATAGGAGAATCATGTAGTGGTGCAGCCTTGACGACCGGCACCGGTGCTGTTGTGGTAACATCTACAGGCTTTCGAGATGCAGCTTCGCCTGTCTGAGGTTGACCGCTGAACTTTGCACGAAGAGCCTTTACGGATGTGATCATAGGCTCGTCCTCATCGCCATCTGAACCTGACGGAGTGACAGCGACAGATGGCGGTTTGCTGGGGACAGAAGGGGCCGACCTGGGAAGGGGTGCAGCTGCAGGGGCTAAAGCAGGTGATGTTGCGGTAGGCGAGGACGAGACTGTATCTGACGGTTTGAGATGGGAATCAGACCCAGCGCTCACGACAGAAGTGACTGAAGCTGTTGATTGATGTGTCtggaaagatggtttgggaGTCGTAGGCCTGCTGGGAGCTTGACGAGGTGCAGGGCTTACGGGACGTGAGGCTGGTTTTGGCGGTGGTGCAGGCTGTGGAAAGTGAGCAAAGATGTGCACAActggaaaaaaagaactTGCCTTGGCCTTCCGACCGTCGACACCAGTTTCTGGCCTCGGACTGAGGAGGCCGTTCCGGATAGAGCTGACAGCTGCATGGTCGTCGGTGGCTGGGAGCGCTTCGACGGGCGCAGCGTGTCCTCCAGCGACTGCGAGGCTCTCAAACTTGCTTCTTAGAGCTGCTATCGACTGTGGACGCTCGTCGTCATTCTCGTGCGGGGGAGATGCCATTGTTTACGGCCGTGTGGACATGTGTCCTTATACCTGGTTATGTATACCACTCAGATGCTGGACTCAAGGCAGACGCAGCCCTCCTGGAAGCCGTGGACGGGCCGACGAAAGATTACAAGAGGGCAAGGCAAAGTACACAAAAAGTGTAGCTGTGGCTGAGAAATGTAAGTtttggaaagagaagatgcGGCGTCATTCCATTCCACTCGTTATTTTATTAACTCTTTCCATTTATCATCTCCGTATCTAATCACACATTCCGCAATGGCAGCAATCCCAAAACACAGGCAACTCCCAGACAAGGAGAACAAGCTCTTCAGAGAATTACTCGTACGTGCAACAACCACGCTCCCACATCCACTGCATGCTGAGATACCTCCTGCAGACCCAGTATGAGCTCAAGCAGTACAAAAAAGGATTAAAGGCCGCAGACACCATCTTGAAAAAGTTTCCCAACCATGGGGAGACACTCGCAATCAAGGCTCTCACACTCCACTCATCCCTTCCAGACCCTCCAACCGCTTCTTCCGTGCCCAAGCGggaggaagcagaggcTATGGCCCGTCTCGCCGTGAAAAAGGATATTACTAGCCATATCACCTGGCATGTCCTTGGTATCCTCGCAAAAAACCGCAAGGACTGGGATGAAGCATCGAGGGCATTTGCAATGGCTCGTAGACAAGATCCTGTGTGTACCATTGCATGATCTATTTGGCTGGTTTTACTGACCACGAATATAAAATGACCAGGATAACATCCCTCTTATTCGAGATTCCATCGCCCTCCTCACCCATACTCGCCAGTACGATGCTGCCGTCCAAGTTCGTCACCACTACACCGTCCTCCGTCCTCAAATCCGTTCCGCCTGGCTTGGACTTGTCATCGCCCATGAACTCGCAGGCGATCGTGAAGAAGCCATAAAGACATATGACTTGTACCAGTCCGCCGTACAGAATGATGGCGCAAGTGCACAGGAAAAAGCGCAGATTCTACTGCATATTATCCAACTTTGCGTGGATGCCggaaagaatgaagaagcgCTGGAAAGGTTGGAAAAGGGTATCAAGCAAGGTGTGATCAGCCCCCGAGGGGAGGTTTCTCAAATCAAAGGTGTGTATTACCACCCTCTTCGTGTAATGATCCCCATGTGCTGATGAAAAATCTCATTTAAAAGCGGGCATTCTTACTGCGCTCGGTCGCACCGACGAAGCTCTTCACACATATCAGGATCTTCTCAAGCAAAACCCGGATAACTTGGCGTATTATCGTGGTTACTTCAAGACCAAAGGGATTGACATTGGTGAGTAATTTTTACTAATGCGTTTGTAAACCTTTGAACTAACTGCTGTGTTCTAGCGGGCCCGCGTGACGATGCTACCCGAGTTAGCCTTCTCCAAAGCCTTGATGAATTCTCTCAGACTTTCGCTCGATCTTCTGCTCCTCGTCGTTTGGCGCTTGACGTTGCCCAAGGCAAGTTATCCCATATTGATCTTCATATTCGCTTAGCTAACCAATAACCCAGGCGACAAGTTCCGTGAGCTCGCTCGAGCCTATATCATCAAGGGCCTCGAACGCGGTGTCCCTTCACTCTTTGTAGACATTAAGAGTATCTACTCTGAccaagagaagatgattgCTGTAGGCGAGATCGTTGAAGACATTATTCAAAAGCTTGAAATGGACTCTACATTGTCTAACGATGGTCCGTTTTTTACTCACATAATGCAAAAGTACAAACTGATTCTCGAAAATAGGAACCATCGCCCCTCCCACCGTACTTCTCTGGGCATACTACTACCTCGCCCTCCACCTTGCTCACCCTCTCAACCCCATTCCATCCTACTCCCGCTCCCTTCAACTGCTCTCTCTGGCTCTCGACCACACCCCTACCTTGCCTGAACTCTACATGGCCAAAGCCATCGTCCTCAAACGTTCCGGCGACCCCCTCGGTGCCGCACACGAAATGGAAAAAGCCCGCTTGCTCGATGGCCAAGATCGGTTCCTAAACGGTAAAGCGGCCAAATACTGGTTCCGCGCCGGCGACGTCGAAAAAGCCGAGCAGTTGCTCGGCATGTTCACAAAAAAGGATGTAACCCCGGCTCAAGACTTGACAGACCTTCAGTCGTTGTGGTTCCTCCAGGAATCAGGAGATGCGCATAGATTGAATGGGAATATTGGGATGGCGCTCAAGCGGTACCAGACGGTGGCCAAGGTGTTCCAGGAGTATGAGGATGATCAGTATGATTTCCATGGATACTGTGCGAGAAGGATGACTTTCCAGGCGTACACTCAGTAAGTAATATCATCCCCTCCCCATATCCTAGTTGGGAGAAAAGTTAGCAATTGACAATAGTGGTCAATAGCTTGTTGAAGTATGAGGAAAACCTTCGATCACATCCTGGTTATGCCAAGGCTGCGCTTGCAGCTATCGATATTTATCTCCGTGTCAGCGATGATCCCGGTATCATCGAAGAAAAGCTTAGTGCGTTCGTCTCATTAACGTTCCCAGAGAATTAACTAACACCAATAttgtttttatttttatcTAAATTATAGCTCCCGAACAAGAAGCTGAACGCAAAAAAGCTGCTAAAAAGGCCCAAAAAGCCGAACAAAAAGCCAAAAAGGCTGCTGCCGCCTCTGGCgagaaaaaggaggaagtgCCTCTCCCTGATGATGACCCCGACGGACAAAAGTTGCTCAAGAGTGAGACATTGTTGGATGACGCACTAAAGCTCTGGAAGCCATTGGAGGCGAATCAGGGTGAGAGGGTTGAAGTTTGGTTGGCTGGTTATGAGATTTACATGAGGAAGAGTGAGTTAATTCCTCCCCCCTCTTACATGgctgttttttttttttttgctggTTCCATTGACAATTCTAAGAAGTAAGCTGACAAAAAGGGATTGGGAAATAGAAATGTACCTCGCCGCTCTCCGatgtcttcttcaagcccaagcactctctccttccaacCCCACCCTCCACGCCCAGATCCTGGCTTTCAACCACCTCgcatcttctctcccaGCCGACGTCCCCGAGTCTGTCGTATCCACCATCAAACAGTCCTTACCCACCCTTTTGCCCGCCGACAAGTCCCCGGAGGCGTTCAACACAGAGTACTTCGAGGCAAGAAAGGCCGCCAGTGACGCCAAGGGTCTTTTGGGCGCTGCCAAGGGAAGATTGGAAGTGGTTCCCGAGGATGTGGATGGCGCTGTCAACATTCTTCGTTCTCTCATTTCTGTACAGGCTGACGTCAAGACATTGCAAGAGGCGCTCGCATTCGCAGAGGCTAAAGCCGGTAATGAGAAGGTTGAAGAGTTGAGACGGGTGTTTGTGGAAAAGGTACCTTTGGCGTGGCTTTTGAGGGGacaagaggaaaagaagaagaggaaggaagaattgcGCAAGGAGGCGGCTcagggggaggaggggaaggcGGACGTTTAAGCTGTTTACTGGCGAGATatggaaggaagatatAGATGATTCAAAAAGGGCGCGTTAACAGCATTATGCATGCATGGCATAGTTATTAATTATGGATCTACGCTTGCGCTAATTTATGATGCGATTTTTTGTGTCAGTGTCGACGGACTGATTTTAAGCAGAGTCAACCCATTCGATAGCACCAGCGATGGCGACCGTAGTCGGCAGACGGCCTGGTGTGGGTGATAACACGGTATACTTGCGAGCGAATGTATCTATGGCAGTGCTGTATGTTGGGTCGGCATAGGAAATGCAAAAAGAGGATATAAAAGACTCACATGACGATGAAACCCAACACTTCCCTTGTCCCAATCTCTTCCCTGAACGGTACTTCTTCCTGATCATCCtcaccttcaccttcagcatctccctcgccttctccttcgcCGTCGCCGTCGCCATCGCCATCGCCCTCGCCCTCCCCTTGTCCTATTTTTTCTCCCTCGCCATCTTCTTGTTTaacctctccatccttctcgctcttttcttccttcactTCCTCTTTTACCTCTGGTTCTTTCGCCGGCACAATCTTATCCTCAGGCTTGACATCCACCAACGCCAAGACCCTATTCAACAGCCTTACTACATGTCCGGGTCCACTGGGATCCACCCTAGTCAACCTTAAAGGTGACAGTACCTTGCTGGAACCAAGTGGCAGGGCGGACGACGGGGCCGAGTTTTCTTCCCCGACACGAAGAACAACAAGCCTGCTCCATGGAATCTGGAATGAGTATGGCGATAACTCGAAATCGAGAGACACCATCTTCCCTACGAGGCTGGAGATTTGTGGCGGGAGAGGCGGTTCACCATAAAAATAGGTTCGGActtggaagagatgagcGGTCTCGCGATCGTGATCATCAAGGTCGACAGCGCCGCCTGATTTGGGGACACGGATCACGTTGAGTGGGCGTGATTGTACTATAGGAAGACGGGAGAGATCGATATGTAGCTTTTCGTGGCcaatgacgatgatggtGTCAATATCAAACGCCTGGATAGCATGACTGACCAAAGTATATCGGGCTTTAGGGTCGTCTTTCTTGGTGCCGAGAGTGGGGACCGTGAATGCGGCAGGGGTATCGAGGAAGAGGCCAGAGATGCTGGCTGCAAAATCATGTTTATGAGATTTCTTTTCAAGTTATCCAAAGGTGACACATACCGTTCCTGTCCTTTTCACATCTCATTCGCCAAGCTTCTGCCATGTGCTCAACCAGAACCCGCCATACTTCGGCATTCTTGTTTGTCGGTTCAAGAGCTCCAAGCCACCAGCTGGCCGTTTCTACATCTCCCGAGACAGTATTGGCCGCAGTAGAAGCGGGTGGTGAGCCCAAGGGATGGGCCAAATGATGGGTGGGGATCGGATGTGATGGTGTCGAGATGGACAAACTTCCTGGGATAAGGTTAGGAGGCTGTTGTCGAAGATGAGCTCCATTTTATTATCTGATTTCCCTATATAAACTTACACTTGACGGATCCAGGCCAATCACACCAGGTGTCCAGCCCATACCGGTCCCTAACGCCAAATTGACTAAGTTCTTCATGACTGTTGTCTTTCCTGAACTTTGAGGCCCCATGATCATCACCCGAGGCCCTCGCTGCTCCAACCCTCGCTTTGACAGTATCCGCTGGCGCTCCATTGCCAGATGGAGATTCAGCAGCTGCGGTTGAACggtggatgtggatgtaTATTGGGATGCCGGGAGGTTTGTCACCTGTATTCTGGCAGGAGTTGGGGCATAGAGAGCGGATTTTGTGTGCCGGTAGATCGGATACCAGGCCGAAGGAGTAAGTTCTTGAGAGTTGATAAAAACTGGATCGGAAGAGAGAGTCTGCATCACCAGTCAGTTTATGGATGAGTACAGTCACGTCATGACAAAAGTGATTTTCGAATGAGGCGACAGCGGAGAGCTTTGATGATTTGCACTTTGGACTAAGCCATATCACAAGATCACCGGTTATAACATGAAGCAAACGAGCTTGCAAGGTCCACGAAACGGACAGTAAAGCTCAGATGGCATAACAATTATACTACATGAACAACGATTCGTAATAAAAATAATTGACACCAAGGCAATCAGAGACGGACGAGACGGCGGGACGTATCTTCATCAGCTTACTTCAAGATGAAAGCAGAAAAGCTACACTCACAAAGATATAGTTTATTTAAACACTATGGTGCATACATAATGCTTATCATACGGCTGAATTTGAGGACTCACTCTTAGTGCAATGTTTTCATCGGCTTCGAGTTCAAATCTCCATTCTGATCCGGCTTCGAGGTCGATATTTGTGAGTTCAGTAGTTTGCTGTTCAGTCATTATGCTTATACTGTATGCGTATGTTCTATTTATGCGGGCTACAAAATAGTATAAAGTGGAGAGGCAAGATGCAAAGCAGTAGAAAAGCAAGCGAAAACCATAGCGAAAGAGAACGCCTGGAGGGCCGGAGTCTTGCTTGATTACGTAAGCCACTTGTCAAAAGGCCATGTCCGCCCCTTTGGGTCAAGCCAGTGTAGTTAAGGGCAGGGCGAGAAGTGATCGATCGAGAAGCTGCAGCGGTATAATGATCAGTGTTGCTGCGTGTCTTCTGAATCGTACTTGATATAACCCATACACCATGCCAGGCCAACGCTTAGCAACAAAACGCCTCAGTGCGATCATCTCTTTAATAGTCCAACGTTAACTAACTCCTTCTCAGTGAAGGAACTTAGTGATATTGAGAGCAAGGGTACGCCTCCAGGTATATCTCTTTTGAGCGCAGACAGCATGGAAGAATGGATCTTCACTATCACGGTACTTGGTGACGAGACAATTTACAAAGCAGGTTCCAATACGTAAATCGAAACTAGTGTAGACCGCTGACAAGGCCATGTAGGGCGAGCAATTCGCTCTCAGAATCAAGTTTGAAGATCGGTATCCTATAGAGGTGCCACAAGTATGTCATGAAGTGTCTGACCCAGATATGTAACGCCGTTCCTGAAATGATACCAATAGGTAACCTTTGTGGTAAATGATATTTGGCAAGCGCCTATTCATCCTCATATATATTCGAACGGGCACATCTGTGCTTCCATATTAGGTAATGATTGGTCTCCAGGTAAGCCATATCCCCCTTGTTGTATGCTGCAAACACTCAAGCCATCCCTTGTCCAGTCTTGAATGCCGTTTCAATCTGTATCACCATGCAATCCATGCTTGCATCGAACAAGTCTAAAGTCAGGTAAGCTGGCTTTGAATGATTCAGGGCCTTTCCTGGGCTAACTATGTATCACAGACCCGAAGGGGATCAACGATATGTGAGGAATGCTCCTGCAAACCCAAAACTTACATCATGGAAATATGACGATGATGTATGTACGAACTACATATGCTGGAACTGAGGACTGACTACCTTCATATACAGACTGTATAACCCTGAAACATCGCCTATTAGTTGTTTACTCATGTTGTACTTTCAATCTGTTCTATATCAAATAGATGCAAATATACTCCCGCAACTTCTGACGGACAACTACTCACAGGCTGTATGAATGATTATTCTTTTGCATCTCGTACATATACAAAACCGCAAACGAATCCTACAGGCTCTCCACCTCAATATGCTCTAATATCTGTCCCAAATTCATCTATCCAACTTGCCCACCTCTTGCTAAGCTACCCAATCGCGCCAATGAGTCTTCAGCTACTTCAGCTGCAGAAGCAATGGCAGGCGATGAGCAAATCTACGTCAGCGTCTATACCTTTTTACATGCCTCAACCCATCAGCTCCAGCCATCAGTCACTTAGGCTTTCAAGAGACGTCTGGCAACAATAATGACCAAACACTTCCCTCCCTTCTGGGACCTTGCATCTCAAAATGCGAAACACTTGGCTTCAGACTCTCGCGCATCGACTCACCTTCTTCAATAGCATCAGATTGTGCAACCTATCCGACATGACAATTACTCCATCAGCCATCGTCTTGTTTGTTTCTCGTACCAAACAGATAAAATTAAAGACGCACATTTTTGAGTACAGTCTTCTTGGACGATTCTTGTATTTCTCCAGCAATAATAAGTTCGTCAAGGACAGCATAGGCTTTCTGAAAGTTGAAGATTAAATCCAATTCACACACCTATGCCCGCAAAAACTCTAGCGTTAGCCAATGGCAGAGGTGTTCATGATCCTAAAATAGGAACGGGGGCGCAGAATGAACGCACATTACCGAAATATCGGTCCAAGACTTCCACGTAACGATGTATAATTTCCAAAGTGATCAACTCGTTGTCACCCGGTGAAATagaggtgatgaagaataAGCTTGCATAACGTCTGTAGATAACTTTGGTGTCTGCATGTATATTGGTCAGCTATCTGGTTCACTTCGTTTGCTTCACTTTATCTTCTCATCTCCAACCCGTCGCACAGCATTGAGGAACTTGTACCATGGCCCCAAAAAGGATAAAGAATTCCTTAAGAAGTCTACTGCCTGCTCACCTTTGTATTCCAAAAAGTTACACATCCTCGTTCGCCTAGCAAGTACAAGCTGAGTGACATCCTTCACAATCTTATTCTTCGTCTTGGCTGGAAGGGTTTGGAACCACTTTGCAAGTCTTACTTTCCCTAGTGTGGTAAGACAGTCAGTTATAAATACCATACAGCACCGGCATGAAAATAGAAGGACAGACCCTGTCGGGAGACGAGCATGACATAGTTAAGCATTTTGCTGGAGTGGGTTTGCCTTAATGTCGTTCAATGTTAATTGCTATTGCAGCCAGGCGACCTTCCGTGACTGTAGTGACCTTAACAATCTATGGTGTTGGTCTAGAGTATTGATGTCTGTTTATAGATGCGAAAGGTGATATTCACAGGTTCGTGATAGGAAAGTTGTTTACCATCGTACTATGGACGAACAACGAAATGATCTCTCCTGATGACGGCGAGAGCGTCCTGGCCCCTTGCGTTGTTGGGTATGGCTCAATATTACGTAACGTATTCGCCCTTGTCAACGTACATGGTGCACTCAAACACTCAAGAACTTTGCGAAAATCAAAAGATGCTATGCATGACCCTAAGATATAAACGAGTGTTATATATCAATCGTAATGTCCGTCCAAAAGATTCTGACTGGTATCGTGATTCGAGCATACAAAAAAGATGATAACAAACCACGCACAATAGGGAGAGGTCCAAACCGTCTTCgttcttccatctttcatTTCCCTAGCCCCTACAAACGTCTCAGACGTATATCTTATTCACTATTCCATCAACGGTAAGAACTCTTCTCCGGCACAGCCGGATTTTGCACAGCGTAATTACCAGCCGAATAACTTGGTGGCCTATTACTTGACCCGTTCACATCCAACAAATCATCACCATACCCCTCTGGTGCTGCATTCGCACTTCCATACCCGCTACCGCTCGGTACCACCATAGGTTGCCCTATGATTTCATTTCTCGCATTACTGATCGGTGATGTCGTTGAGACGGGGGAAGCCAAAAGAGTCGAAGTATTCTGGTTCACTAGGTGTTGTGGTCGAGGTTCTTGGatcccaccacttcctAATGAGCCCTGCGCTTGCTGCTGCGGTGGGTAACTAGAACTTGACGCAAACGTCTGTCCGGTATAATCTCGCGCATGCCTGCCCATACCTGACGTAGCAGCCATCCCGATAGCTCCGAGCCCATCATCGTACGCATCATAAGGGTCTGCTTGATTCACACGAGGTCCAGGATCGTACGATTCTGATGATCCTGCCGTGGCATAATCATAAGGGTTGGGATTCGAAGATTGCATTGCTTGGGTGATAGGGACTgattgaggaggagatcGTGTAGGTGCAGGCACTACCACAGGCGCGGAAGTAACAGAATACGTAGTGCGAGTGGGCGAGACATAATGTTCATTGTTGTAGGTTGTTTGGGCGTAGGGATCGTAAGAGGTTTGTTGCTGTTGAGAGGTATAGGGGTCATTGTAGTCTACTGGCACATTTTGTCAGTGTACGGGATGATTAGGAAGCTGAGGTTTACCACATACTTTGGTTACCTCCATACCGATTCTGATCCGCGTAGTTTTGTCCATACTGTCCGCTCTGCTCATTATATTGATGCTCACCATAGTAACCTTGGCCATAGCCTTGTTGCGGTAGTTGGTGCTGGGTTAAAGTGGGCACGGGCGGAACATCAACACCTGCTCCTCCAGCGCCGATACCAACAAAGTCCCCTGCACTAGTCGCGTCTGATAATCTCCTAGCAGCCCTTGGCGGCGCTTGGATGTTTTGCAAAGTCTGATACCCTTTAGGCTGACCCCATGCAAATGCGCCTGGTTGTTGCGAGTACTCGTTGACCGGTGTTCTGTTGTTCCTCCTCCCATACCCTACTCCTACACCTTGTACCACACTCCCATTCCTCGCCAGATTTTGTTGATCTCGCCGGGGCTCAATGAGATAtttgtcttcctcttcgtccttaAGGGGAGTGAGTTCCTGGAAACTGGGAAGGCCTTGCTCTTGGGCTTGCTTTCTCTGGCGTTCATTGTCAATGGCCATCATTCGCATCTTgtaatcttcttctgcccTCTCGTCTCTGTCATATCTCCTTCGAGGATCTCCGCTCTCTCGCTCATCTCGACAAGAACCGCAGCAATTGCCGATACCGAAGAAACATCCACCAATGGCCAGTACTAACCATGCCGCTAGAGTTAACCACACTGATATTCCGATCTCCGCCGACGCTCCGTCTACACTGTCTATTCTTGACTTTGCAATGTAGAACGTTGCGAGGTCAAATATAACAGCGATGAAGGTGATGGTCGACGCAATACCAGCAAGCCAGATTGAGAGACACATGAGAGGGAAAGTAGGCGAATGGGCGAAAATGGCAATGATCATGGCAATGGCGGCAAAACCGAGGGCGACAACGTGAAGGATGAGAACGTAGGTGAGGTATTTGGTGATTGCTTCGGGAATATCGAAAGTAGAGGTACCAAAAATAGTGTTTGGATCTTGATATCGTCTCAGTCAGTGGGCTCATTTACTTTTTTAGTTCACTCACTAAACTCATATCCAACCGTCGGACCAGTACAGTTTGTTTCACCATCTAATGCCACACAGAATCCGAGAGTTCCCAATTTCATCGTCCCTTCATAGGACCCTGATGAGACTGTCACAGACAAAAAGTAGAGACTCTTGAGTAAAGGGGTGTTGAAGGAGACGATTGCGAGCAGAATGGTTGCCGCAAGACAGAGGATTGTGCCTGGAGTGGCATTTCGGAAACGAACAGCCATTATGTATGATAACTATATCtgtcagaagaagaagtctCCAAGGAAATCAGTTTTACTCCGTTCGACGGTACGATGGACATACCAGACGATCCACAGATGTTTATTTATACACTTTTTACGGAAAGTCGATGATTCCCCACCCCCTCCAAGATATAGGACTTGAAACAGGTATGCCTGCTGTATGCGCAATGAGCGGTGTCTGATAAATGTGATAAGTCGTCAAGTGTGCGATGGCAGCGCGCGTGCGAAAAAAGGGTTGTGCTAAGTATACAATAGTCCGTCCGTTGTTCGTTCGTGTTCGTGACTGTGTCTGCCCTTTGTGGTTCTCCCTGGCGCGTGATAGTGGTGGCAGCAGCGGCAACGGTGTAGACGGGATAGAAGAGATAGAGATAGGAcagaggatggagaaagagTTGGTGGGCgggaagatgagaataAGAGCAAGGTAAGAAGAGTGGCCATTATTTCTGGCGACTAAGGCGAGTTCCGACAGGCACCGCCTCCAATCCGCACTCACCGCTTTCCATATCGCTTTCTTAGAACCGTCCTATGCCCTCCTATACCAGGTATACTGAGCATAACAAGACATATAATCGCCAAATCTCATATACATTACTACATCACACCCGGTAACCCTATTACTGGCTCTTGCTGATCATCCATCTCATACTCCCACTACACGCATTAAACAACCATCCGACGCGTCGCTCACCAGGCGCCCGTCTACTTGTCCACAATTCCTTTCGGGTTCCAAGTCTGGTTATATAGAGCTATGTCAATTCTATACATGTGAATGGTATCAT
Coding sequences within:
- a CDS encoding mRNA cleavage and polyadenylation factor Clp1; this translates as MTEQQTTELTNIDLEAGSEWRFELEADENIALRTLSSDPVFINSQELTPSAWYPIYRHTKSALYAPTPARIQVTNLPASQYTSTSTVQPQLLNLHLAMERQRILSKRGLEQRGPRVMIMGPQSSGKTTVMKNLVNLALGTGMGWTPGVIGLDPSSPPNLIPGSLSISTPSHPIPTHHLAHPLGSPPASTAANTVSGDVETASWWLGALEPTNKNAEVWRVLVEHMAEAWRMRCEKDRNASISGLFLDTPAAFTVPTLGTKKDDPKARYTLVSHAIQAFDIDTIIVIGHEKLHIDLSRLPIVQSRPLNVIRVPKSGGAVDLDDHDRETAHLFQVRTYFYGEPPLPPQISSLVGKMVSLDFELSPYSFQIPWSRLVVLRVGEENSAPSSALPLGSSKVLSPLRLTRVDPSGPGHVVRLLNRVLALVDVKPEDKIVPAKEPEVKEEVKEEKSEKDGEVKQEDGEGEKIGQGEGEGDGDGDGDGEGEGEGDAEGEGEDDQEEVPFREEIGTREVLGFIVITAIDTFARKYTVLSPTPGRLPTTVAIAGAIEWVDSA